In one window of Corynebacterium mycetoides DNA:
- the mptB gene encoding polyprenol phosphomannose-dependent alpha 1,6 mannosyltransferase MptB translates to MNSRATLLPDLRRTLPRLGRPGSRSAELHESVTRPLGDGPRTRPSIAEANRFALLRWTGLVGTMLMGLGGLGGGALPVVGNPYVHLPGGAVMARMLQTSSSLILIGVGLVVAAWVLMAPFVGAGGAPARVGQAVLLRTFAAWVIPLILTAPLFTQDIYSYLAQGSIVRQGLDPYAAGPVEILGPENHLARSVPFIWAQSPSPYGPVALGISAAISWATSDSIVLGVIAHRLVSLVGIAAAAWGILALARRCGVSPSATLWLGVLNPLTILHLVGGIHNEAILLGFMLVGLELGLRGISRLGHDTALAAAYLAASGALITCAGLVKVTGFIALGFVGMALARELNGRFGRAGALAVAVVTQTALLVATTLAITAATGIGLGWVTGQGGAASIRSWLSVTTDIAVIGGNIGMLLGLGDHIEAMLLVTRGAGIAVAAAFMVRMLWATYRGTIHPVGALGVATLVLVVLFPVVHPWYPLWAILPLAAWANRLFFRAAVAIYSAVFSFLVLPRGLALAPDAVFTIYANAALWFAVICAAATWWYYRFGRRSLN, encoded by the coding sequence GTGAATTCACGGGCCACCCTCCTACCGGACCTCCGCCGGACGCTGCCCCGCCTGGGGCGGCCGGGGTCTCGCTCGGCCGAGCTCCATGAATCCGTGACCCGCCCGCTTGGCGACGGCCCCCGCACGCGCCCGTCGATAGCCGAGGCCAACCGCTTCGCGCTGCTGCGCTGGACCGGGCTCGTCGGAACCATGCTCATGGGTCTGGGCGGCCTGGGTGGCGGGGCGCTGCCGGTGGTGGGCAACCCGTACGTCCATTTGCCCGGGGGCGCCGTGATGGCCAGGATGCTGCAAACCTCGTCCTCGCTCATCCTCATCGGCGTGGGGCTGGTGGTGGCCGCGTGGGTGCTCATGGCCCCGTTCGTCGGGGCGGGCGGGGCGCCGGCCCGGGTGGGGCAGGCGGTGCTGCTGCGCACGTTCGCGGCGTGGGTCATCCCGCTCATCCTCACCGCTCCGCTGTTCACGCAGGACATCTACTCCTACCTCGCGCAGGGCTCGATTGTGCGCCAGGGGCTCGATCCGTACGCCGCGGGGCCGGTGGAGATCCTGGGGCCGGAAAACCACCTCGCGCGCTCCGTGCCGTTTATCTGGGCGCAGTCTCCCAGCCCCTATGGGCCCGTGGCGCTGGGGATCTCGGCGGCGATTTCGTGGGCGACGTCGGACTCCATCGTGCTCGGGGTGATCGCCCACCGGTTGGTGTCCCTCGTCGGCATCGCCGCCGCAGCCTGGGGCATACTCGCCCTGGCGCGGCGCTGCGGCGTGTCCCCCTCGGCCACGCTGTGGCTCGGCGTGCTCAACCCCCTGACCATCCTGCACCTGGTCGGCGGGATCCACAATGAGGCGATCCTGCTGGGCTTCATGCTCGTCGGCCTCGAACTGGGTCTGCGCGGGATCAGCCGTCTCGGGCACGACACGGCGCTCGCCGCGGCCTACCTCGCGGCGTCGGGCGCTCTCATCACCTGCGCCGGGCTAGTCAAGGTCACGGGCTTTATCGCCCTGGGGTTTGTGGGCATGGCACTCGCCCGTGAGCTTAACGGCAGATTCGGGCGCGCAGGGGCGCTGGCGGTGGCCGTCGTCACGCAAACGGCGCTGCTGGTGGCCACGACGCTGGCCATCACCGCGGCGACGGGGATCGGCCTTGGGTGGGTGACGGGGCAGGGCGGGGCGGCGTCGATACGCAGCTGGCTCTCGGTGACCACCGACATCGCGGTCATCGGCGGCAACATCGGGATGCTGCTCGGGCTCGGCGACCACATCGAGGCCATGCTCCTGGTCACCCGCGGAGCTGGCATCGCCGTGGCCGCCGCGTTCATGGTCCGCATGCTGTGGGCGACGTACCGCGGCACGATCCACCCGGTCGGCGCCCTGGGCGTGGCCACCCTCGTGCTCGTCGTGCTCTTCCCCGTCGTCCACCCGTGGTACCCGCTGTGGGCCATCCTGCCCCTGGCGGCGTGGGCGAACCGCCTGTTTTTCCGCGCCGCGGTGGCCATCTACTCCGCGGTGTTCAGCTTCCTCGTCCTGCCCCGCGGGCTCGCGCTCGCGCCCGACGCCGTGTTCACCATCTACGCCAACGCCGCCTTATGGTTCGCTGTGATCTGCGCTGCGGCCACGTGGTGGTACTACCGTTTCGGGCGCAGAAGTCTAAACTAG
- a CDS encoding ABC transporter ATP-binding protein yields MTEALVVDDVYKNFRGTQAVAGMSFTSRRGEILALLGPNGAGKTTTIEMCEGFITPSSGSISVLGLDPARETEQVRSRIGIMLQGGGSYSGIRVREMLELTASYNEDPLDPDWLIDLLGLRGVEKTTYRRLSGGQQQRLSLALAMIGRPELIFLDEPTAGMDAQSRLAVWDIISAMRRDGVTVILTTHLMDEAEALADKVVIIDRGAVVAQGTPGELTSHDSFPLVAFGTDRDLDLAPLNDALAALSLSAHATRPLRYQITGGATPEVIAALAGAAERQNVLIRDLNVSHRTLEDVFLDITGRELRS; encoded by the coding sequence ATGACTGAGGCGCTCGTCGTCGACGACGTGTACAAGAACTTCCGCGGCACCCAGGCGGTGGCCGGGATGAGTTTCACCTCCCGCCGCGGGGAGATCCTCGCCCTCCTCGGGCCCAATGGCGCGGGAAAAACCACCACGATCGAAATGTGCGAAGGTTTCATCACCCCATCCTCCGGCAGCATCTCCGTTCTCGGGCTGGATCCGGCGCGGGAGACGGAGCAGGTCCGATCGCGCATCGGCATCATGCTCCAGGGCGGGGGCTCTTATTCGGGGATCCGCGTGCGCGAAATGCTGGAGCTGACGGCCAGCTACAACGAGGACCCGCTCGACCCGGACTGGTTGATCGACCTGCTCGGCCTGCGCGGGGTGGAAAAGACCACCTACCGGCGCCTCTCCGGCGGCCAGCAGCAGCGCCTCTCACTGGCGCTCGCCATGATCGGCCGGCCCGAGCTCATCTTCCTCGACGAGCCCACCGCGGGCATGGACGCGCAGTCACGGCTGGCGGTGTGGGACATCATTTCCGCGATGCGGCGCGACGGTGTGACCGTTATCTTAACCACCCACCTCATGGACGAGGCCGAGGCGCTGGCGGACAAGGTCGTCATCATCGACCGCGGGGCCGTCGTCGCCCAGGGCACCCCCGGCGAGTTGACCAGCCACGACTCCTTCCCGCTCGTCGCGTTCGGCACCGATCGCGACCTCGATCTGGCCCCGCTTAACGACGCCTTGGCGGCGCTGTCCCTCTCCGCCCACGCGACTAGGCCGCTGCGCTATCAGATCACGGGCGGGGCCACCCCGGAAGTGATAGCCGCGCTCGCAGGCGCGGCCGAGCGGCAGAACGTGCTCATCCGCGACCTCAACGTCTCCCACCGCACCCTGGAGGACGTGTTTCTCGACATCACCGGCCGCGAGCTGCGCAGTTAG
- a CDS encoding ABC transporter permease translates to MANLTPGVFTPRPRRASRTRMALAQGSIEARLMLRHGEQLLLNLIIPAVILVAAAKIPLPGSASGARLEHLVPVVFAVAASSAGFTGQAIALAFDRRYGALKRTGASGVPAWTIIAGKILGVLAMVAVQIVVLGAIALSLGWRVTLPGALFGGVTLLLGVACFTALGLLMGGTLSSEPVLGLANLLWLVLVGVLGWVTYSGDLTSAGWFNAVPTVALAAALTQAFALTVDSAAWVALIVWAAAAVAAAARWFRFDG, encoded by the coding sequence ATGGCCAACCTCACCCCGGGGGTGTTCACCCCCCGCCCCCGGCGGGCGTCGCGCACCCGCATGGCGCTCGCCCAAGGCAGCATCGAGGCGCGCCTCATGCTGCGCCACGGCGAGCAGCTCCTGCTCAACCTGATCATCCCCGCGGTCATTCTCGTCGCGGCCGCGAAGATCCCCCTGCCCGGCTCCGCGTCCGGCGCCCGCCTCGAGCACCTCGTCCCCGTGGTGTTCGCAGTCGCGGCCAGCAGCGCCGGGTTTACCGGCCAGGCGATCGCGCTGGCCTTCGACAGGCGCTACGGGGCGCTCAAGCGCACCGGGGCGTCCGGGGTGCCCGCTTGGACCATCATCGCGGGCAAGATCCTCGGCGTGCTGGCGATGGTGGCCGTGCAGATCGTGGTGCTCGGCGCCATTGCGCTCTCCCTCGGGTGGCGCGTCACGCTCCCCGGAGCCCTGTTCGGCGGGGTGACCCTGTTGCTCGGGGTCGCCTGCTTCACCGCGCTGGGCCTGTTAATGGGCGGCACGCTCAGCTCTGAGCCGGTCCTCGGGCTGGCAAACTTGCTGTGGCTCGTGCTCGTGGGGGTGCTTGGGTGGGTGACGTATTCGGGCGACCTCACGTCGGCCGGATGGTTCAACGCCGTGCCCACGGTTGCGCTGGCCGCGGCGCTGACGCAGGCCTTCGCCTTGACCGTGGATTCGGCCGCGTGGGTGGCGCTGATCGTATGGGCGGCGGCCGCTGTCGCGGCGGCGGCCCGGTGGTTCCGGTTCGATGGCTAG
- a CDS encoding COX15/CtaA family protein: MSTTTSSTAAAEAARAPSLKLQRTLALILLLCQGGITVTGSLVRVTGSGLGCNTWPLCHEGSLVPLRGAAPLVHQAIEFGNRLLTFVVAAAAIAVTVAVYRAGRRQLIKNLAVASIAGVVLQAILGGISVLVDLHWWAVAVHFLPSMALVAIAAVLYMRIAEPDDAPVIERYSPQARAMVVAAAVALCFVLVTGTMVTGSGPHSGDAGVGMEGRLDMDTRLLAYVHAACMYLYLIGTLAATYLLRRSNAPKDAFNTALVLVAMIVVQWAVGVTQFYLGVPRWTVPIHIAMSSVVVAFSAFVWAHGRRRMP; this comes from the coding sequence GTGAGCACGACAACCTCCAGCACCGCCGCGGCCGAGGCTGCGCGCGCACCCTCGCTGAAGCTGCAGCGCACCCTCGCTCTCATCCTCCTGCTCTGCCAGGGGGGAATCACCGTCACCGGTTCGCTCGTGCGCGTGACCGGGTCCGGACTCGGATGCAACACGTGGCCGCTATGCCACGAGGGCTCGCTCGTCCCGCTCAGGGGTGCCGCGCCCCTGGTCCACCAAGCCATCGAGTTCGGCAACCGCCTCCTCACCTTCGTTGTGGCGGCGGCCGCGATCGCCGTGACGGTGGCGGTCTACCGGGCCGGGCGGCGCCAGCTAATCAAGAACTTAGCGGTCGCCTCCATCGCCGGCGTCGTGCTGCAGGCGATCCTTGGCGGCATCTCCGTTCTGGTGGACCTTCACTGGTGGGCCGTGGCGGTGCACTTCCTGCCGTCCATGGCGCTTGTCGCCATCGCCGCCGTGCTTTACATGCGCATCGCCGAACCCGACGACGCCCCGGTGATCGAGCGCTACAGCCCGCAGGCTCGCGCGATGGTCGTGGCCGCGGCCGTCGCGCTATGCTTCGTGCTGGTCACGGGCACGATGGTGACCGGCTCCGGGCCGCACTCGGGCGATGCCGGGGTGGGCATGGAGGGCCGCCTCGACATGGACACGCGTCTGCTCGCGTACGTGCACGCCGCGTGCATGTACCTCTACCTGATCGGGACGCTGGCCGCGACGTACCTCCTGCGCCGCTCCAACGCCCCCAAGGACGCTTTCAACACCGCCCTCGTGCTCGTGGCCATGATCGTGGTCCAGTGGGCCGTCGGCGTGACCCAGTTCTACCTGGGCGTGCCGCGCTGGACGGTGCCCATCCACATCGCCATGTCGTCGGTGGTCGTCGCGTTCAGCGCCTTCGTGTGGGCCCACGGCAGGCGCCGCATGCCGTAG
- a CDS encoding quinone oxidoreductase family protein: MKAIYVTQHGGPEVLTYTDRPDPVPGADQVLVEVLYAGVNYIDTYFRSGSYAQELPYIPGTEGCGRVIHDPAAEIAEGTLIAWHDAPGSYAEKVCVARNRLVAVPENIEPAVAASMLLQGMTAHYLLHGTRDTAPGDTMVVTAGAGGVGLILTQMAASLGAVVYSVTSTDEKEKLAYDAGASAVFRYGDFPESVKRANGGKGVDVVYDGVGKATFAQALDVCRPRGLVCSFGSASGDVEPFSIQELNKHGSLFVTRPSLGAYVATDDEYRKRAQAVVRAVEDGTVRLRVHEPFPLADARVAHEDLQARRTSGSVVLRVSGTA; the protein is encoded by the coding sequence ATGAAGGCTATCTACGTCACCCAGCACGGAGGGCCCGAGGTCCTCACCTACACGGACCGCCCGGACCCCGTGCCGGGCGCGGACCAGGTCCTCGTCGAGGTGCTCTACGCCGGTGTCAACTACATCGACACCTACTTCCGCTCCGGTTCCTACGCCCAGGAGCTGCCGTATATCCCGGGCACCGAGGGCTGCGGCCGCGTCATCCACGACCCCGCCGCCGAGATCGCGGAGGGCACGCTGATCGCCTGGCACGACGCCCCCGGTTCGTACGCAGAGAAGGTGTGCGTGGCCCGCAACCGCCTGGTGGCGGTGCCCGAGAACATTGAACCGGCCGTCGCGGCGTCGATGCTCCTGCAGGGCATGACGGCACACTACCTGCTCCACGGCACGCGGGACACCGCGCCCGGCGACACGATGGTGGTCACCGCCGGGGCGGGCGGCGTCGGCCTCATCCTCACCCAGATGGCGGCCTCCCTGGGCGCCGTGGTCTACTCGGTGACCTCGACCGATGAGAAGGAGAAGCTGGCGTACGACGCCGGTGCGAGCGCGGTGTTCCGCTACGGGGACTTCCCGGAGTCGGTGAAACGCGCCAATGGCGGCAAGGGCGTCGACGTGGTCTACGACGGCGTCGGCAAGGCGACGTTCGCGCAGGCCCTCGACGTGTGCAGACCCCGCGGACTCGTGTGCTCCTTCGGTTCCGCGTCCGGCGACGTGGAACCCTTCTCCATCCAAGAGCTGAATAAGCACGGCTCCCTGTTTGTCACCCGGCCGTCGCTGGGCGCCTACGTTGCCACGGATGACGAATACCGCAAGCGGGCCCAGGCGGTCGTCCGCGCCGTCGAGGACGGCACCGTGCGGCTGCGGGTCCACGAGCCTTTCCCGCTTGCCGACGCCCGCGTGGCCCACGAGGACCTCCAAGCGCGCCGGACGTCCGGCTCCGTCGTGCTCCGGGTTTCCGGTACTGCGTAA
- a CDS encoding heme o synthase — protein sequence METIKAYFALTKPRVIELLLVAAIPAMLQANRGTVDLWLVLGTLVGGWMGAGAANTFNMVADYDIDQKMGRTRARPLVRHTVTKTRATIFAWVLLVASVLWLGVVCNSWLASLFILLTNWFYVFVYTKWLKRRTWQNVIWGGAAGCMPVLVGWAAVRDNVHDGSPDFWWQAVVLFMIIFFWTPPHTWALAMKYKDDYARANVPMLPVVASAQETTRQIVIYSWITVATSLVLVPAASWIYLAAAVLSGAAFLVMATRLHNGVVRGEDVKPLKLFILSNNYLAVLFLGLSVDAVLGWPTLAEILL from the coding sequence TTGGAGACCATCAAGGCTTACTTCGCACTGACAAAGCCGCGGGTCATTGAGCTCCTCCTCGTCGCCGCGATCCCCGCGATGCTGCAGGCGAACCGCGGCACCGTCGACCTCTGGCTCGTCCTGGGCACGCTCGTCGGCGGCTGGATGGGTGCCGGGGCGGCGAACACGTTCAACATGGTGGCCGACTACGACATCGACCAGAAGATGGGGCGCACCCGGGCGCGCCCGCTCGTGCGCCACACGGTGACCAAGACCAGGGCCACCATCTTCGCCTGGGTGCTGCTTGTTGCCTCCGTGCTGTGGCTCGGTGTCGTGTGCAACTCCTGGCTGGCCTCACTGTTTATCCTGTTGACCAACTGGTTCTACGTGTTCGTCTACACCAAGTGGCTCAAGCGCCGCACGTGGCAAAACGTCATTTGGGGAGGTGCCGCCGGGTGCATGCCGGTGCTCGTGGGCTGGGCGGCCGTGCGCGACAACGTCCACGACGGCTCACCCGACTTCTGGTGGCAGGCCGTGGTGCTGTTCATGATCATCTTCTTCTGGACACCGCCGCACACGTGGGCCCTGGCGATGAAGTACAAGGACGACTACGCGCGGGCGAACGTGCCCATGCTGCCGGTGGTGGCCAGCGCGCAGGAGACCACCCGGCAGATCGTGATCTACTCCTGGATCACCGTCGCCACCTCGTTGGTGCTCGTCCCGGCGGCCTCCTGGATCTACCTCGCGGCGGCCGTGCTCTCGGGCGCTGCGTTCCTGGTCATGGCGACGCGCCTGCACAACGGTGTCGTCAGGGGCGAGGACGTCAAGCCCCTGAAGCTGTTCATCCTGTCGAACAACTACCTCGCCGTGCTGTTCCTCGGCCTGTCCGTCGACGCAGTCCTGGGATGGCCGACGTTGGCCGAGATCCTGCTCTAG
- the tkt gene encoding transketolase: MTVRNYPDDWTETDTRAVDTVRVLAADAVEKRGSGHPGTAMSLAPLAYTLYQRVMNVDPRDPHWVGRDRFVLSNGHSSLTQYIQLYLGGFGLELDDLKALRTWGSKTPGHPEYNHTKHVEITTGPLGQGLASAVGMAMAARRERGLFDPEAPAGESPFDHFIYVIAGDGCLQEGVTSEASSLAGTQKLGNLILFWDDNRISIEDDTRIAFTEDVLKRYDAYGWQTLTVDSGEDVVAIEAAVAQAKADTGRPTIIRVKTVIGHPAPNLQNTGAAHGAALGAEEIRLVKEELGFDPDVAFPEEADVIAHTRGLADRAAAKRAAWEEKFNAWAERNPKNAALLERLTARELPEGWDADLPTWEPDEKGIATRKASEAAIQAAAAALPELWGGSADLAGSNNTLIKGAPSFGPESISTDMFTAEPYGRNLHFGIREHAMGAIMNGIGLHGGTRVYGGTFLIFSEYLYPAIRVAALSGIDGYYVFTHDSIGLGEDGPTHQPVETLAALRAIPDLAVIRPADANETSAAWKAALEAKEQPKALALSRQNLPVLEGTKEKAFGGVARGAYVLVESSTDTPDVILMATGSEVQLAVAAARTLESEAVGARVVSVPSMEWFREQDDDYIESVLPRAVKARVSVEAGVSMPWHRYTGDYGRNVSLEHFGASAPGAELFERFGFTADAVAAAARESLSAVQSAAQSK, from the coding sequence ATGACCGTGCGTAATTACCCGGACGACTGGACAGAGACGGACACCCGGGCCGTGGATACCGTGCGCGTTCTCGCCGCGGACGCCGTGGAGAAGCGCGGGTCTGGCCACCCGGGCACCGCAATGTCGCTGGCGCCGCTGGCCTACACGTTGTACCAGCGTGTGATGAACGTCGACCCGCGGGATCCGCACTGGGTGGGCCGCGATCGTTTCGTGCTGTCCAACGGACACTCCTCGTTGACTCAGTACATTCAGCTTTACCTCGGCGGTTTCGGCCTCGAGCTGGACGACCTCAAGGCGCTGCGCACCTGGGGCTCCAAGACGCCGGGCCACCCCGAGTACAACCACACAAAGCACGTGGAAATCACAACTGGCCCCCTCGGACAGGGGCTGGCGTCGGCGGTGGGCATGGCGATGGCCGCGCGCCGCGAGCGCGGCCTGTTCGACCCCGAGGCGCCTGCGGGCGAATCCCCGTTCGACCACTTCATCTACGTCATTGCCGGCGACGGCTGCCTGCAGGAGGGCGTGACCTCGGAGGCGTCCTCGCTTGCGGGCACCCAAAAGCTCGGCAACCTCATCCTGTTCTGGGATGACAACCGGATCTCCATCGAGGACGACACCCGAATCGCGTTCACCGAGGATGTGCTCAAGCGTTACGACGCCTACGGGTGGCAGACGCTGACCGTCGATTCCGGCGAGGACGTGGTGGCCATCGAGGCCGCCGTCGCACAGGCCAAGGCGGACACCGGACGCCCGACGATCATCCGCGTCAAGACCGTCATCGGTCACCCCGCCCCCAACCTGCAGAACACCGGCGCGGCGCACGGCGCCGCCCTCGGCGCAGAGGAGATCAGGCTGGTCAAGGAGGAGCTAGGCTTCGACCCGGACGTCGCCTTCCCCGAGGAAGCCGACGTGATCGCTCACACCCGCGGTCTCGCCGACCGCGCCGCCGCCAAGCGAGCCGCGTGGGAGGAGAAGTTCAACGCCTGGGCCGAGCGCAACCCCAAAAACGCCGCCCTGCTCGAGCGGCTCACCGCGCGCGAGCTGCCGGAGGGCTGGGACGCGGACCTTCCCACCTGGGAACCCGACGAGAAGGGCATTGCCACCCGCAAGGCCTCCGAGGCCGCAATCCAGGCGGCGGCCGCGGCCCTGCCGGAGCTGTGGGGCGGTTCGGCCGATCTGGCGGGCTCGAACAACACCCTGATCAAGGGCGCGCCCTCCTTCGGCCCGGAGTCCATCTCCACCGACATGTTCACCGCGGAGCCCTACGGCCGCAACCTCCACTTCGGCATCCGCGAGCACGCCATGGGCGCGATCATGAACGGCATCGGCCTCCACGGCGGCACCCGCGTCTACGGCGGCACCTTCCTCATTTTCTCCGAGTACCTCTACCCCGCCATCCGCGTCGCGGCTCTGTCCGGCATCGACGGGTACTACGTGTTCACCCACGACTCCATTGGCCTCGGCGAGGACGGGCCGACCCACCAGCCCGTGGAAACCCTGGCCGCGCTGCGCGCGATCCCCGATCTCGCCGTGATCCGCCCCGCGGACGCCAATGAGACCTCCGCCGCGTGGAAGGCCGCGCTGGAGGCGAAGGAGCAGCCGAAAGCGCTCGCCCTGTCCCGCCAGAACCTCCCGGTGCTCGAGGGCACGAAGGAGAAGGCGTTTGGCGGCGTCGCCCGCGGGGCGTACGTGCTGGTCGAGTCTTCCACCGACACCCCAGACGTAATCCTCATGGCCACCGGCTCGGAGGTCCAGCTCGCCGTCGCCGCGGCGCGCACCCTCGAGTCCGAGGCTGTCGGCGCCCGCGTCGTCTCCGTCCCGTCCATGGAATGGTTCCGGGAGCAGGACGACGACTACATCGAGTCCGTTCTGCCCCGCGCTGTGAAGGCACGCGTCTCCGTCGAGGCGGGCGTGTCCATGCCGTGGCACCGCTACACGGGTGATTACGGCCGCAACGTCTCGCTGGAGCACTTCGGTGCCTCCGCCCCGGGCGCCGAGCTGTTCGAGCGCTTCGGGTTCACCGCCGACGCCGTCGCCGCCGCCGCCCGCGAGTCCCTCTCCGCAGTCCAGTCCGCCGCACAGTCCAAATAA
- the tal gene encoding transaldolase, protein MTSPTPVDKLYEIGTSTWLDDLSRDRIMSGNLDEIKASKSIKGVTTNPAIFAKAMSGGNAYDVQLADLKAAGSDVDTAVYAMSVKDVQDACDLFADVFETTGGKDGRVSIEVDPRYAADEARTVEHAAELSALVDRPNVMIKIPATDESLPAITATLAAGISVNVTLIFSVDRYRNVIAAFREGVRQAEANGHDVSQIHSVASFFVSRMDTEVDNRLETIGTEEALALRGQAGIANARLAYQVFLDEFADMSRYPAGTNMQRPLWASTGVKNPDYPATMYVTELAGPDTVNTMPEATLDAVLDGDAVTGDTLTGTAAQARETFDKLEAVGIDFDDVVAVLEREGVDKFVEAWQELLDSMTENLK, encoded by the coding sequence ATGACTTCCCCCACCCCCGTCGACAAGCTTTACGAGATCGGAACGTCGACCTGGCTCGACGACCTGTCGCGCGACCGTATCATGTCGGGCAACCTCGACGAGATCAAGGCGTCGAAAAGCATTAAGGGCGTGACCACCAACCCGGCCATCTTCGCCAAGGCCATGTCGGGCGGAAACGCATACGACGTCCAGCTCGCGGACCTCAAGGCAGCCGGATCCGATGTGGACACGGCCGTGTACGCCATGAGCGTCAAGGACGTCCAGGACGCCTGCGACCTGTTCGCCGACGTCTTCGAGACGACCGGCGGCAAAGACGGCCGCGTCTCCATCGAGGTTGACCCCCGCTACGCCGCCGACGAGGCCCGCACAGTCGAACACGCCGCCGAGCTATCCGCCCTCGTGGACCGGCCCAACGTAATGATCAAGATCCCCGCCACCGACGAGTCCCTCCCAGCGATCACCGCCACCCTCGCCGCCGGGATCTCCGTCAACGTCACGCTCATCTTCTCCGTGGACCGCTACCGCAACGTCATCGCGGCGTTCCGCGAGGGCGTGCGCCAGGCAGAGGCCAACGGCCACGACGTGTCCCAGATCCACTCCGTGGCGTCTTTCTTCGTTTCCCGCATGGACACCGAGGTGGACAACAGGCTCGAGACCATCGGTACCGAGGAGGCACTCGCACTGCGCGGGCAGGCCGGCATCGCCAACGCGCGGCTGGCCTACCAGGTGTTCCTCGACGAGTTCGCGGACATGTCCCGCTACCCCGCCGGCACGAACATGCAGCGCCCCCTGTGGGCGTCGACGGGCGTGAAAAACCCGGACTACCCGGCGACGATGTACGTCACGGAGCTCGCCGGGCCGGACACCGTGAACACGATGCCGGAGGCGACTCTCGACGCCGTTCTCGACGGCGACGCCGTCACCGGCGACACGCTCACCGGAACCGCCGCGCAGGCGCGCGAGACCTTTGACAAGCTGGAGGCCGTGGGCATCGACTTCGACGACGTCGTCGCGGTGCTCGAGCGCGAGGGCGTGGACAAGTTCGTCGAAGCCTGGCAGGAGCTGCTCGACTCCATGACGGAGAACCTGAAGTAG
- the zwf gene encoding glucose-6-phosphate dehydrogenase: protein MTDDTVWVNPLRQPDDKRLPRIAGPSGMVIFGVTGDLAKRKLLPAVYDLANRGLLPAGFTLVGFGRREWSKRDFEDYVRTAVENGSRTTFNENVWNRLAEGMHFITGAFDDDEAFEKLAALLAEMDASRGTGGNWAFYLSVPPEYFSDVVHQLDRCGMATPADNQWRRVIIEKPFGHDLASARELNEVVNHVFPERSVFRIDHYLGKETVQNILALRFANQMFEPVWNANYIDHVQITMAEDIGLGGRAGYYDGIGAARDVIQNHLIQLLALVAMEEPTSFSPRRLRAEKLKVLRATSPVEPFDETTARGQYTAGWQGSEKVIGLREEEGFDPDSATETYAACTLKINSRRWAGVPFYLRTGKRLGRRVTEIALVFKRPPFQPFAKGMTDLLTANAVVLRIQPDEGVLMRFGSKVPGSTMEVRDVNMDFSYSEAFTEESPEAYERLILDALLDESSLFPTNEEVERSWEILDPILEHWAARGRPDEYAAGTWGPESADAMLARTGRHWRRP, encoded by the coding sequence GTGACGGACGACACCGTGTGGGTCAATCCGCTGAGACAGCCCGACGATAAGCGCCTGCCCCGCATCGCCGGACCCTCAGGGATGGTGATCTTCGGGGTCACCGGCGACCTGGCCAAGCGCAAGCTGCTGCCCGCCGTCTACGACCTCGCCAACCGCGGCCTGCTGCCCGCCGGGTTCACCCTCGTCGGGTTCGGCCGCCGCGAATGGTCGAAGCGGGACTTCGAGGACTACGTCCGCACGGCCGTCGAAAATGGCTCGCGCACCACGTTCAACGAAAACGTGTGGAACCGCCTGGCGGAGGGCATGCACTTCATCACCGGCGCCTTCGACGACGACGAGGCGTTTGAGAAGCTGGCCGCGCTGCTCGCCGAGATGGACGCCAGCCGCGGCACGGGCGGAAACTGGGCCTTTTACCTGTCGGTCCCGCCGGAGTACTTCTCCGACGTCGTGCACCAGCTCGACCGCTGCGGCATGGCCACGCCCGCGGACAACCAGTGGCGCCGCGTGATTATTGAGAAGCCCTTCGGGCACGACCTCGCCTCGGCCAGGGAGCTCAACGAGGTGGTCAACCACGTCTTCCCGGAGCGGTCCGTGTTCCGCATCGACCACTACCTGGGCAAGGAGACAGTGCAGAACATTCTCGCGCTGCGCTTCGCCAACCAGATGTTCGAGCCGGTGTGGAACGCGAACTACATCGACCACGTGCAGATCACCATGGCCGAGGACATTGGGCTCGGCGGGCGTGCGGGCTACTACGACGGCATCGGCGCCGCCCGCGACGTGATCCAGAACCACCTCATCCAGCTCCTCGCGCTAGTGGCCATGGAGGAGCCGACCTCCTTCTCCCCGCGCCGGCTGCGCGCCGAGAAGCTCAAGGTGCTCCGCGCCACCAGTCCCGTCGAGCCCTTCGACGAGACCACGGCCCGCGGGCAGTACACCGCCGGGTGGCAGGGCTCGGAGAAGGTCATCGGCCTACGCGAGGAGGAGGGATTCGACCCCGACTCCGCCACCGAGACGTACGCGGCCTGCACGCTCAAGATCAACTCGCGGCGCTGGGCGGGCGTGCCCTTCTACCTGCGCACCGGCAAGCGCCTCGGCCGTCGCGTGACCGAAATCGCGCTGGTGTTCAAGCGCCCGCCCTTCCAGCCCTTTGCCAAGGGGATGACGGACCTGCTCACCGCGAACGCCGTCGTGCTGCGCATCCAGCCGGACGAGGGCGTGCTCATGCGCTTTGGCTCCAAGGTCCCGGGCTCCACCATGGAAGTCCGCGACGTGAACATGGACTTCTCCTACTCCGAGGCTTTCACCGAGGAGTCGCCGGAAGCCTACGAGCGCCTCATCCTGGACGCGCTGCTGGATGAATCCAGCCTCTTCCCCACCAACGAGGAAGTGGAGCGCAGCTGGGAGATCCTCGACCCGATCCTGGAGCACTGGGCCGCGCGCGGCCGCCCGGACGAGTACGCCGCCGGCACGTGGGGCCCGGAATCCGCCGACGCCATGCTCGCCCGAACCGGGCGCCACTGGCGCCGCCCTTAG